From Punica granatum isolate Tunisia-2019 chromosome 1, ASM765513v2, whole genome shotgun sequence:
GGCTTCCTTCCCCCTTGGGATTATTGGTAATCAAGCAGTTGAAAACTTGAGAGTTGAAACGATGGCTTTATATATTGCCATGAATATTCCAATAATTAATAAGAAGGTTTTATATATTGCCAGCAATTCCAATCATTAATAAGATATAAGAACAATGTATTCACTTGCCACAGCTCATTAAGGCTAATCTGTGCTGTATTGATTCCCATCATATTATGCATAATAATACTTAATTAGTGGCTACGTGCTCATTAATCGACCATATACATATAGGTTTAAGATAAACTCTATCTGTacaatgtgtgtgtgtgtatatatatatatatatatatatatatatgaagcgTATTTTGACATTTCACTTCACCAGCATGCTACATGGTGAACTCCAACGTATTATAAAACTTCCAGAGTTCTTTGGaccaataaatttattttaagatgGAATAACAAGTAGATTGCGGAATTTGGTCTCGAGAATTTTGTATATACATGACTATAATTCCAAATATTGACATGATTAATGTTCGGCCATATTAATTTAACTCTCTCTTTTCcgtaattcttttatttatttgattactTATTCATGTACATACTGGAGGCTCGTGcctattaatataattatacacagtatatgaattttttctttttttcctttttttggctGGACGTTATGGAGGGCGCTTGAACAGCTAGCCCAAGTTTGTTGGATTGCAGATTGCTTAAGATAAAAGAAAtactatataattttttttaattagggtTATTATACTCTCCTAACACCCAACAAATGGCTTgtatattctatatatatatatacgcgcGCTCACACAATATAAACTTTTATAGAAAATTGTATTCAAAGAGGACGTGGAAGAGTGAATTGGCGCACCTTATCATTTGGTGATTAATAAGTTTTAGATTTGATAATCATAGTAGGATTACTCGTGttcttttattagatattcgaattttttactttattgTATGATTGTATTAGACTCACGAGTCTTTCTTGTaaccgaatttttttttttatatagaaaattGTCCAGACATGGTTTTTTAGGAATTGGGTATTAAGTGTGCAGTATAATATTGTTTAATCAAAGTGTAACTTGTCTTCTAAGTCGAGACTCGATGGAGTCTAAAGTGTATTTAATGGTGCTAACACGGGACCTATCATTTGGTATATCGATTTCTTCCAATGATTGGGCTCGAGCTTAGACAGTCATGGTCGAATGAATGATCAGAAAGGCGACTGAAGCCACTCGATTGAGATGTTCCGGAAATATTGGGTCTGTAAGAGAAGGCCGGGAAACTACAACTATTTTACGAACTGGAGCAATCAAACCATACAAGCGCCGGCGCCCGGGCCAAATGTAAAAGGCTCGtgcaaatttatatttataaaacaattaaaaaaaactcggCAAGTGATGTGCTTTTCCAAACTTTCacctcaaaattttttttttgtcttttcttatctgttatgttatattttatttattacatgTAAGTTCGGTGGACTCCGATCAATTTCTATTTTGTGCTATATTTTGTTTTCGATGTATACcacttattatatataagtccGGTTGATACTCCGATCAATTTAGGTTCAATTCAGATCTGTCTATTAAGGGGTCAATCTCAAATCGAGTTAGGTCGGTCCATTTATGGGTCAATTCTGATTAGAGTCGAATTAGGCTATTAAGGAGTCAACTTATCCAAATTGTGAGTCCTTTCCATTCACATAAGACTCGATCTCGAAACTTTATCTAAGAAAAATAAGGGCTGGATCACTTAAATCAACCCATGGTAGctcctttattttcttttttcttttgccttTACCTATCTTTtgcaatatattttatttccaaTGTACACCACCTATTATCTCAGGAAACTCAACGAACCCCGAccaattcaaattcaaatccgGTCGAGTCACTAAGGAGTAAACCTCTCCAAATCGTGGATTCCCTCTACATAGACAAGGCACGAAACGAAACCTTATTTCGAGAGATCAAACACCAAATCATTTGGACTAATCCACATTGATTCCtttgttttatatttaaaataatattttctattttacaAGAGACAATGGCAAGTGGGATAAGGATTGTTcgcttttcaattttctttggtTTGACTCAGTGGAGAACAAATAGTAAATTTGGCTCTTAGAAATTTGaatattatattcatatataaaaaaattgaaagtaattatgcccaaaagaaaaatatttaaaagtgAAACTATTAGCgaacattttcttttaagtGATATTGAGCGAcaatatattaaaagaatCATATTCCCTTATTGGTCCTATCCGTGATATGAGAGCTAGAATGTTAGAAATATTCTTTGTTTAAGTGTTGAGTGAAGATAAAGAAGCATAATCGGAAGAAAGCTCTGATGTTTTGTAGGTTATAATACTTTGTGCTCACGATACGCACGATGATACTcacaattctaaaatatttgttAAGATATATGTATGCCGCACttctataatatttattaagaGATATGTGTAGGTTGATAGAAAATAAGTTATTGTTATGGAGTTTCTATTATACTGATAAATAAGtactaaaaaattttaaagtcaATTGAATTAAAGATTGTACGTAATATACATGTTAGTCATCCTAAAATTTGCACTACTGTGGAAAGAAATAGTGACATTAATCAAGGAGATAAGAGAAAGTAAAAGTATAAGAgtaagaaattgaaaatttcggAGTAATGAACAGCTAGATGCCGCACACACGTTGTAAAGGACAgttaagaattttaaaaaaatgtaatttacTAAATATTTATACAGAAACTTTTTTATGAAGGCAATTCTtctaaaaattgtttttaatatttatttgttaatcAGGGAAAACATTTTATTCtctagaaaaaaatatttaatgctTCGCAAATGAGGTCTTTTATACGTAATAATTAAGCGTGATCATAATTtagttgaaaataattaattactcAAGTCTCCAAAAGACGATTAATAATGAGTTTGGATTTCCCGAGAAAGCAAAACATGATGGAAGGCCTGTCGCCCAAAGCAACTTCCAGTTGTCTTCTCCAACATTGCTGCAACTGCTTCAGGCTCAAGTTCCTGAGTGAATCTTAATCACTACAGCAAAAATGATCAAAGCAGCTCCCGACCATGAACaactattctttttttttatctttcggTTTCATTCAAAAtgttatgctttttttttttttttggcgtcCCAATTACAGATACATATTACATATCTTGCATCGAAATAACCATGTCTCCTACAGTTTGGACCAATTCTGGATATTACAGTCACAAAAGAACAGCCTTGACAAGGCTCTGCTGCTAGCTCCGCGATTCCTTCATTGGCTTCTTATCCAAGGAAGCCTCAGCcttccttttcttcatttCACTGACTAACCTCTTGACGTACGAGACGTATCCATCTACATCGAACTTCCTCTTACAACCTGCGTAGTTCATGTACCGTATTTTCCCAAATACAGGCCGCTCTTTCCAACCCTATTATATGCACCCAAATCTGATATTAGACGCTTGGCATAGCAGAACTCCCGTGTCATGTTTAATGCGGTAATGTAGCTGCCCCCATGCCAAACATGACATGAGAGACTGGAAAGAACGGATCATAATAAGAAATCCATGCAACATATTGATACGAGAAGAAGAACATTGTGCTCAATGTGAACAGGTTTAAGCGGATGAAATAGAAATGTCTACAAACTAAAAAGCTGATGCATCTCCCCGGACACAAAAATCATCACCAAATTCAGTAAACAGACTGGGACAGGTGCTGAGTAAAGAGACACACCTGATCATGCACCCCGCATATAGACCACATGCAGCCCACGTACCCATTTGGATCTCTCCCATCTACTTCATACTGCAATACTCGAACATCATTTGAAATTGAGCAACGGAAGCACTTTAAAATCTTCGATTCCTATCTACCCGATCAGAAGTTGATTCTGGCATACCTTATCATTTAAATAGATACATATTTCAAGGGCTTCCTCAGGTCCTTTAGTCCACTCAAGAATCTTCTTCGCCCAATACATCCTGCAAATAGAATTAGAAAATTTGCATCGCCAAAAACGAATCGAATAAATTGAAGTTTGCTGCAACACAAAGAACGTTTAAAAAGCTCCAACTCATTAGCAAGCCATGTAGTGCATGAGCTAAACTAAAATTCCCTCGAGCTTTCACAGGCAAAAGCCAGAAACAAGGGAAAGTGTTTAAATTGTTAGGGAAATCACTTGCCGCATAAAACCATGCATCTTCCCATAATGCACCATCTCCAACTGAGAAGCATTCCACAGCTGAATCATCACGAAGCATATCCAGGATTTGATTAGATTAAGCAACTAAAATATAAAGGAAAACAAACAGAAGTGATTTCGTCCATAATACAACTTACAGGATCAGCTGTTTGAGCTTTCTCCAGCTGCTCCCTCCTGCGGAATCACCATTTGGATCAAAGTTTAGAATCTCGGAAGCAAACTTAAACAGAACCCATTCCCATGTTTCACAGTAAAATATACACAACAAAAGAAGCTAGAAGGCATAAATATACACACGTGTAAACATGTTCTCTCTCGTCATTGGCATGTTCCAGCAAGCTCTTCCTTGCCCATTCCCATGCCCCCTTTAGAGAATCGTAATGAGGCTGATAGAAACAGTAGTTGTCAGCGAGTTCCCTCCTCACAATCAGCTCCTCAAGGAACGTATCAACAGCCTTTGGAAGCGCAAGTAACAATTCCGGAAATACAAATGAAGTTATAAATCACTCGGCAGCATGAAAAAGAGCATGCATAAGGTGAAAACGCCCTAACTAACAAAAGGATATCTACGATCTTATGAAATCCAACACATATGATCTTACAAACCTGAGAATAAAGTTGTCTCACTCTTTTTGCCTCTAAAGCACACCTCTGTGCAGATATCTGCCCAAAATGGAGATAAGGAGATAGTCCGGAGAGGGCACGCGGTTTCAACGGATTGTTTCTATCACTAGAATAGTTTTTCAACCTCTTCGTCAAAAACCCGTTCTCCTTTCCTTTCAGTAATTCAAGAGCAGCACTTTCACCGGGAATACACCAGTCAAGCTCTGGGACATCTGCCCCTTTGCTAGGCACATGAAGTCCAGACAactgaaattaaaaccatagCAAAAACATCtgaaatttcataattaagaaaaagggTGTGAGTTGAGACTAACCTGATGACTTGGGCAATGAGACTATCCCAGTCAATCAGCCGACTAGAACCATCCCATTTTTTATCTGGGGGTTGGAGGATCGGGAAATCAATTAGGTACTGGGGAAGCAATTTAGTGATCTTCCCCCGAATTGTTTTAGCACTGTACTCCAACTTATCAGACGCCACCCAAATAGGGACCACATTGTGGGCATCAACTTCATGGATTGACACCCGATCACTGACTCTGGAACAGATTACCTCCTTGCACTTGCGGATTTGACGTAGAGGGGTAAAATCTGTAACCAAAAGTGAAGCCCCACATTCTTTAAGAAAATTCGGGATAGTGTCTTCGGCTTCTCCCTAGATGATTTAATCCACATAAATATGAGTCATCGAGACACAGCAACATTCATTTCCTCAGTAGCAGAATCAACTAATAGAGATACTTTGCATCGAAATCTCTCACGGCATAAAATAAGAACATGACGATCACGGCAGAAAGTGCAAAGAAGCAGATGTCAAATTCTCAAATGAGCTCTTGTCATGACCCGAATTCGGCATATCTAACA
This genomic window contains:
- the LOC116202886 gene encoding deoxyribodipyrimidine photo-lyase; this translates as MAASVAVHPGRFRALKTGSGPAEGGPVVYWMFRDQRVRDNWALIHAVDQANRANVPVAVAFNLFDQFLGARARQLGFMLRGLKQLQRDIEETLKIPFFLFQGEAEDTIPNFLKECGASLLVTDFTPLRQIRKCKEVICSRVSDRVSIHEVDAHNVVPIWVASDKLEYSAKTIRGKITKLLPQYLIDFPILQPPDKKWDGSSRLIDWDSLIAQVISKGADVPELDWCIPGESAALELLKGKENGFLTKRLKNYSSDRNNPLKPRALSGLSPYLHFGQISAQRCALEAKRVRQLYSQAVDTFLEELIVRRELADNYCFYQPHYDSLKGAWEWARKSLLEHANDEREHVYTREQLEKAQTADPLWNASQLEMVHYGKMHGFMRMYWAKKILEWTKGPEEALEICIYLNDKYEVDGRDPNGYVGCMWSICGVHDQGWKERPVFGKIRYMNYAGCKRKFDVDGYVSYVKRLVSEMKKRKAEASLDKKPMKESRS